In Castanea sativa cultivar Marrone di Chiusa Pesio chromosome 6, ASM4071231v1, a single window of DNA contains:
- the LOC142639912 gene encoding cyanidin 3-O-galactoside 2''-O-xylosyltransferase FGGT1-like translates to MDATSLHLVMYPFFALRHLTPYLHLSNKLAQKGYRISFLIPSKTQSKLGTFKLNPDLITFVPITVPYVDGLPPGAETTSDVPDHLHPLIMTAMDRTESDIELLLHDLKPDIVFFDFTHWLPQLTCSLGIRSILYATVSPLIVDYYTMPPAGAEQHTGNNLPEVDLMQPPSSFSVSSSIKLHVHEARAFDAIKTMKFGSDVVFRNRLFTSLSQCDALGLRTCREIEGPYIDNLESHFGKSAFLSGPVIPKPPTSALEEKWIKWLGRFEARSVIYRAFGSECTLNKDQFQELVLGFELSGWPFLAALKPPFGAESIEEASLQEGFEERVQGRGIVHGGWVQQLLILKHPSVGCFITHWVRFFFEALMNQCQLVLLPHVGDQILNATMMSNNLKVGVEVEKGEDGLFIKESVCKMV, encoded by the coding sequence ATGGATGCAACATCATTGCACTTGGTAATGTACCCCTTTTTCGCTCTTCGCCACCTTACCCCTTATCTCCACCTATCAAACAAACTAGCCCAAAAAGGCTATAGAATCTCCTTCTTGATTCCCAGCAAAACACAATCAAAGTTAGGGACTTTCAAACTCAACCCAGATCTCATCACCTTTGTCCCCATCACTGTTCCCTATGTGGATGGCCTCCCTCCTGGTGCTGAGACCACTTCAGATGTGCCTGACCATTTGCACCCTCTCATTATGACTGCTATGGATCGCACTGAAAGTGATATTGAACTTCTTCTCCATGACCTTAAACCAGACATTGTCTTCTTTGATTTTACCCATTGGTTACCACAATTGACCTGTAGCCTAGGTATCAGATCAATTCTCTATGCCACAGTCAGTCCACTTATAGTAGATTATTACACTATGCCCCCTGCTGGAGCAGAGCAACATACTGGTAACAACTTACCTGAGGTTGACCTTATGCAGCCCCCATCTAGTTTCTCAGTATCGTCATCCATCAAGCTCCATGTCCATGAAGCACGAGCCTTTGATGCAATAAAGACCATGAAGTTTGGTAGTGATGTTGTATTCCGTAATCGCCTGTTCACTAGCTTAAGTCAATGTGATGCACTAGGACTCAGGACGTGTAGAGAAATTGAGGGACCTTATATTGACAATCTTGAAAGCCATTTTGGGAAGTCTGCATTTCTTTCAGGACCAGTCATACCAAAGCCACCAACTTCTGCTTTAGAAGAAAAATGGATTAAGTGGCTAGGAAGATTCGAGGCCAGATCAGTTATATACCGTGCATTCGGAAGTGAGTGCACATTAAATAAAGATCAATTCCAGGAATTAGTGTTGGGCTTTGAGCTTTCAGGTTGGCCATTTCTGGCAGCACTTAAGCCGCCTTTTGGGGCTGAGTCTATTGAAGAAGCTTCTTTGCAAGAAGGGTTTGAAGAGAGGGTTCAAGGAAGAGGGATAGTACATGGTGGATGGGTTCAACAACTGCTAATTTTAAAGCACCCATCAGTTGGTTGTTTCATCACACACTGGGTCAGGTTCTTTTTtgaagctttaatgaatcagtGTCAACTGGTACTCTTACCGCATGTAGGTGACCAGATTTTGAATGCGACGATGATGAGTAACAATTTGAAGGTTGGGGTGGAAGTTGAGAAAGGTGAAGATGGTTTGTTCATAAAGGAAAGTGTTTGTAAGATGGTTTAG